In Proteus vulgaris, one DNA window encodes the following:
- the dolP gene encoding division/outer membrane stress-associated lipid-binding lipoprotein codes for MKLLPITAVLCSALLLQGCIGAAVVGTAAVAGKTATDPRSLGQQVDDGTLEARVSGALNKNEQIKKSNSRIVATAYQGNILLTGQSPDMSVADTAKQVASKVEGVNNVYNEVRQGEPVTLGTASSDTWLTTKVRSQILGSDSVKSSSVKVITENGEVFLFGILTRQEGAAVAKIASETKGVVKVTTAFTYLN; via the coding sequence ATGAAATTGCTTCCTATCACTGCAGTGCTGTGCTCTGCGCTTTTACTGCAAGGTTGCATCGGTGCCGCTGTTGTCGGCACGGCTGCAGTTGCAGGTAAAACTGCAACCGATCCTCGCTCATTAGGGCAACAAGTTGATGATGGTACATTGGAAGCGCGTGTTTCTGGTGCTCTAAATAAAAATGAACAGATCAAGAAAAGCAATTCACGTATTGTGGCGACTGCTTATCAAGGCAATATCTTATTAACAGGTCAAAGCCCTGATATGTCCGTTGCCGATACGGCAAAACAAGTCGCAAGTAAAGTTGAAGGCGTGAATAACGTCTATAATGAAGTCCGCCAAGGCGAGCCGGTGACATTAGGCACTGCATCATCAGATACATGGTTAACAACCAAAGTTCGCTCTCAAATTTTAGGCAGTGATTCAGTCAAATCCTCGTCGGTAAAAGTGATCACTGAAAATGGTGAGGTGTTCTTATTTGGTATTTTAACTCGCCAAGAAGGGGCTGCTGTTGCGAAAATAGCCAGTGAAACCAAAGGGGTAGTTAAAGTAACCACCGCATTTACTTACCTTAATTAA
- a CDS encoding penicillin-binding protein activator: MLSSIFVRFKTGLSYTAILSALIMSGCTLTGQQEQPLTPAAKAEMEMKQFQKVIDDAQGLASLDVIRAYIGLETLITDPELHQKNIDDTWLTLTKLTPEQRRGVVIKADENTLQGWLDLLNTYEYNKDDADKLSTAVREWQTRYPRNPAALTLPVSLLRLSQPSVSASSQIALLLPLTGQAKVFGEAIRQGFLDAQSGLPQPQAMPEPESPKNDDSLASILEELGIKNTETPTTDTAQETTEKTETTQDKEKESSAFSSNTTLRLDPVAQNARQVIVYDTNSQPIDILLKKVQQDGANLIVGPLLKPEVMKTIELQSGLPVLALNELDAIPSATTVCFFSLSPEDETRNAAQHLRQQQKANPLIIVPDNKFGQRMAQTFADEWQRTGGGTVLQQTFSSVESLKASINRGVGIRMTGTPVLPTENAPLPLDSQSIPSAGGAIDSVYIIATSDELTLIKPMIDMAISTQKRPPIYVSSRSNQGGTGPDFRMEMDGIQFSDIPLMTGANLPLMQKASSKFANDYSLMRLYAMGIDAWSLANNYNDLTKGTLHFNGISGSLRVEDNCTVYRQLPWMQFKQGKIEPVTQ, from the coding sequence ATGCTTTCCTCAATTTTTGTGCGTTTTAAAACAGGTTTATCCTATACTGCGATACTCTCTGCGCTGATTATGTCAGGTTGTACCCTGACGGGGCAACAAGAACAACCTCTCACTCCCGCTGCAAAAGCAGAAATGGAGATGAAACAATTTCAAAAAGTGATTGATGATGCTCAAGGGCTGGCATCTTTAGATGTTATTAGAGCCTATATTGGGTTAGAAACATTAATTACCGATCCTGAGCTACATCAGAAAAATATTGATGATACATGGCTCACACTAACCAAACTCACACCAGAACAACGCCGTGGTGTGGTTATCAAAGCAGATGAAAATACCCTGCAAGGTTGGTTAGATTTACTCAACACATATGAATACAACAAAGATGATGCGGATAAGTTATCAACTGCCGTGAGAGAATGGCAAACTCGCTATCCTCGTAACCCAGCAGCGTTAACACTCCCTGTATCATTATTACGTCTTTCACAGCCTTCTGTTAGTGCAAGTAGCCAAATCGCATTATTGTTACCTTTAACAGGGCAAGCTAAAGTATTTGGAGAGGCTATTCGCCAAGGCTTCCTTGATGCGCAGAGTGGCTTACCTCAACCTCAAGCAATGCCTGAGCCAGAATCCCCTAAAAATGATGACAGCCTTGCTTCAATCTTAGAAGAATTAGGCATCAAAAATACTGAAACACCGACAACGGATACCGCACAAGAAACAACCGAAAAAACTGAAACGACTCAAGATAAAGAAAAAGAGAGTTCTGCATTTTCAAGTAACACCACACTGCGTTTAGATCCCGTTGCACAAAATGCACGCCAAGTAATTGTTTATGATACCAATAGTCAACCTATTGATATCTTACTGAAAAAAGTACAACAAGATGGCGCTAACTTAATTGTCGGCCCTCTGCTAAAACCAGAAGTAATGAAAACTATTGAACTTCAAAGTGGCTTACCGGTATTAGCATTAAACGAGTTAGATGCAATTCCTTCTGCAACGACTGTCTGTTTCTTCTCTCTTTCACCTGAAGATGAAACCCGTAATGCAGCACAACACTTACGTCAGCAACAAAAAGCAAACCCATTAATTATTGTTCCAGATAATAAATTTGGCCAAAGAATGGCACAAACTTTTGCTGATGAATGGCAACGTACAGGTGGCGGTACAGTTTTACAACAAACCTTTAGTTCTGTTGAAAGCTTAAAAGCATCGATTAATCGCGGTGTCGGTATTCGTATGACAGGAACACCTGTTTTACCAACAGAAAATGCACCTCTGCCATTAGACTCTCAATCTATTCCATCTGCTGGTGGTGCGATTGATTCGGTTTATATCATTGCCACCAGTGATGAATTGACTTTAATTAAACCTATGATCGATATGGCGATCAGTACCCAAAAGCGCCCACCGATTTATGTTAGCTCTCGTAGCAACCAAGGTGGAACAGGCCCTGATTTCCGTATGGAAATGGATGGCATTCAATTTAGTGATATTCCATTGATGACTGGCGCTAATTTGCCGTTAATGCAAAAAGCATCAAGTAAATTTGCGAACGATTACTCATTAATGCGTCTTTATGCTATGGGAATTGATGCATGGTCATTAGCAAACAATTACAATGATCTGACAAAAGGTACATTGCATTTTAATGGTATTTCAGGCTCATTACGTGTTGAAGATAACTGTACTGTTTATAGACAACTTCCTTGGATGCAATTTAAACAAGGTAAAATTGAACCTGTTACACAGTAA
- the ureG gene encoding urease accessory protein UreG: MQEYNQPLRIGVGGPVGSGKTALLEVLCKAMRDTYEIAVVTNDIYTQEDAKILTRAEALDADRIIGVETGGCPHTAIREDASMNLAAVEELAIRHKDLDIVFVESGGDNLSATFSPELADLTIYVIDVAEGEKIPRKGGPGITHSDLLVINKIDLAPYVGASLEVMEADTARMRPVKPYVFTNLKEKVGLETIIDFIIDKGMLRR, translated from the coding sequence ATGCAAGAATATAATCAACCACTGCGTATCGGTGTTGGCGGCCCTGTTGGATCAGGCAAGACAGCACTGTTAGAAGTTCTTTGTAAAGCAATGCGTGATACATATGAAATCGCGGTTGTTACAAACGATATTTATACCCAAGAAGATGCCAAGATCTTAACGCGTGCCGAAGCATTAGACGCCGATCGTATTATCGGAGTGGAAACAGGGGGATGTCCTCATACTGCTATCCGTGAAGATGCTTCGATGAATCTTGCCGCGGTTGAAGAGTTGGCAATACGTCACAAGGATCTTGATATTGTTTTTGTGGAGAGTGGTGGTGATAACTTGAGTGCCACTTTTAGCCCAGAGCTTGCAGACTTAACCATTTATGTGATTGATGTGGCGGAAGGGGAAAAAATTCCACGTAAAGGTGGCCCAGGTATTACTCATTCTGATCTGCTCGTGATCAATAAGATCGATCTAGCTCCTTATGTTGGCGCCTCATTAGAAGTAATGGAAGCTGATACTGCTAGAATGCGTCCTGTGAAGCCTTATGTTTTCACCAACTTAAAAGAAAAAGTAGGCTTGGAAACTATTATTGATTTTATCATCGATAAAGGGATGTTAAGACGCTAA
- the ureE gene encoding urease accessory protein UreE codes for MKRFTQLIDQQKALEIATRETSALTLCLTMDERTKSRLKVTLSDGQEAGLFLPRGTVLKEGDILLSEDNTLVTIEAAKEQVSTVYSEDPLLLARVCYHLGNRHVPLQIEAGWCRYFHDHVLDDMARGLGANVVVGLEKYQPEPGAYGGSSGGHHHHHTHDDHHHHH; via the coding sequence ATGAAAAGATTTACTCAACTTATTGATCAACAAAAAGCACTTGAAATAGCAACACGAGAAACATCGGCTCTTACTTTGTGTTTAACGATGGATGAAAGAACCAAAAGCCGTTTAAAAGTCACATTAAGTGATGGGCAAGAAGCTGGGCTGTTTTTGCCCCGTGGTACGGTGCTAAAAGAGGGCGATATTTTACTGTCAGAAGATAATACGCTAGTCACAATTGAAGCCGCAAAAGAGCAAGTTTCCACAGTGTATAGCGAAGATCCACTGTTATTAGCTCGGGTTTGTTATCACTTAGGCAATCGTCATGTTCCATTACAAATTGAAGCTGGCTGGTGTCGCTATTTTCACGATCATGTTTTAGATGATATGGCGAGAGGCTTAGGCGCAAACGTCGTCGTTGGCTTAGAGAAGTATCAGCCAGAACCGGGCGCTTACGGTGGATCATCAGGTGGTCATCATCATCACCACACCCATGACGATCACCATCATCATCATTAA
- a CDS encoding urease accessory protein UreF: MLADLRLYQLVSPSLPVGSFTYSQGLEWAIEKGWVCCPQTLTAWLSTQMTGTLATLELPILRRLQESLAQTKMSEVKYWCDFIVASRETKELRQEERQRGIAFARLLPQLDIELDETLQACVKQTQLMAFALAAVKWNISSEKLCCAYAWGWLENTVMSGVKLIPLGQSAGQKILFTLAEQIPAIVEQSAHWPTEDIGSFTPAQIIASSRHETQYTRLFRS, encoded by the coding sequence ATGCTTGCAGATCTACGCTTATATCAATTAGTCAGTCCTTCTTTACCTGTGGGATCGTTTACTTATTCTCAAGGGCTAGAGTGGGCAATTGAAAAAGGTTGGGTTTGTTGTCCTCAAACGTTAACGGCTTGGTTAAGTACTCAAATGACAGGTACTTTAGCAACGTTAGAGCTCCCTATATTACGACGATTACAAGAAAGCTTAGCTCAAACTAAAATGAGTGAAGTGAAATATTGGTGTGATTTTATTGTCGCAAGCCGTGAAACTAAAGAATTACGACAAGAAGAGCGCCAACGAGGTATTGCTTTTGCTCGTTTACTTCCTCAATTAGATATTGAGTTAGATGAAACCTTACAAGCCTGTGTAAAACAGACACAACTGATGGCATTTGCGTTAGCGGCTGTGAAATGGAACATTTCCTCTGAAAAGTTATGTTGTGCTTATGCTTGGGGTTGGCTTGAAAATACGGTGATGTCAGGTGTAAAACTTATTCCATTAGGACAAAGTGCAGGACAGAAAATTTTGTTTACATTAGCAGAGCAGATCCCTGCGATTGTTGAGCAATCGGCACATTGGCCCACTGAAGATATTGGAAGTTTTACACCTGCGCAAATTATTGCCAGTAGTCGTCATGAAACACAATACACTCGACTTTTTCGTTCATGA
- a CDS encoding urease subunit gamma, producing the protein MELTPREKDKLLLFTAGLVAERRLARGLKLNYPEAVALISCAIMEGARDGKTVAQLMSEGRTVLTAEQVMEGVPEMIKDIQVECTFPDGTKLVSIHDPIV; encoded by the coding sequence ATGGAATTAACACCAAGAGAAAAAGATAAATTACTGCTTTTTACAGCGGGCCTTGTTGCTGAAAGACGTTTAGCGAGAGGGCTTAAGCTTAATTATCCTGAAGCAGTTGCATTGATTAGTTGTGCCATTATGGAAGGTGCTCGTGATGGCAAAACCGTTGCCCAGTTGATGAGTGAAGGACGCACTGTTTTAACGGCAGAGCAGGTGATGGAAGGGGTACCAGAAATGATAAAAGACATTCAAGTAGAGTGTACATTTCCTGATGGTACAAAACTTGTTTCTATCCATGATCCTATTGTGTAG
- a CDS encoding pirin family protein — translation MIKYRTAQQCGKADYGWLQARYTFSFGHYFDPHFLDYGTLRVLNQEVLAPNSEFKAKTYPHVDVVNLILQGEATYLDNMGRTVTAKENECLLISPHNTETYIEKNSSPDTPLTRIQLWLNACPQQESVASQKLVLDENLKYQLLASPAGDDGSLMLRQTIWLYHIHLQAGDEITLPIKGQKGFLQSIKGGTYLQTSTQENGQIQCGDGAFIQDSHSITLKSSAEFRGLFIDIIS, via the coding sequence ATGATAAAATACAGAACAGCACAACAGTGTGGCAAAGCGGATTATGGTTGGCTACAAGCTCGCTACACATTTTCCTTTGGCCACTACTTTGACCCTCATTTTTTAGACTATGGCACGCTAAGAGTTCTCAACCAAGAAGTGCTTGCACCAAATTCTGAATTTAAAGCAAAGACTTATCCTCATGTTGATGTGGTTAATCTTATTCTTCAAGGAGAAGCGACATACCTGGATAATATGGGACGGACAGTCACAGCAAAAGAAAATGAGTGCTTACTTATTTCACCTCATAATACAGAAACCTATATTGAGAAAAACAGCAGTCCTGATACGCCATTAACCCGTATCCAGTTGTGGCTAAATGCTTGTCCACAACAAGAAAGTGTAGCCTCACAAAAATTGGTATTAGATGAAAACTTAAAATATCAATTGTTAGCTTCACCTGCCGGTGATGATGGCTCGTTAATGTTAAGGCAGACAATTTGGCTTTATCATATTCATTTGCAAGCAGGCGATGAAATTACACTGCCAATAAAAGGACAGAAAGGCTTTTTGCAATCCATAAAAGGCGGCACCTATTTGCAAACGTCCACACAAGAAAATGGGCAAATACAGTGTGGCGATGGCGCTTTTATTCAAGATAGCCATAGCATCACATTAAAAAGCTCGGCTGAGTTTCGTGGCTTATTTATTGATATTATTTCATGA
- the ureC gene encoding urease subunit alpha — protein sequence MKTISRQAYADMFGPTTGDRLRLADTELFLEIEKDFTTYGEEVKFGGGKVIRDGMGQSQVVNAECVDVLITNAIILDHWGIVKADIGIKDGRIVGIGKAGNPDVQPNVDIIVGPATEVVAGEGKIITAGGVDTHIHFICPQQAQEGLVSGVTTFIGGGTGPVAGTNATTVTPGIWNMHRMLEAVDELPINVGLFGKGCVSRPEAVREQIEAGAIGLKIHEDWGATPMAIHNCLNVADEMDVQVAIHSDTLNEGGFYEETVKAIAGRVIHVFHTEGAGGGHAPDVIKSVGEPNILPASTNPTMPYTINTVDEHLDMLMVCHHLDPSIPEDVAFAESRIRRETIAAEDILHDMGAISVMSSDSQAMGRVGEVILRTWQCAHKMKLQRGTLEGDTAESDNCRIKRYVAKYTINPALAHGIAHEVGSIEKGKLADLVLWEPAFFGVKPALIMKGGMVAYAPMGDINAAIPTPQPVHYRPMYACLGKAKYQTSMIFMSKAGIEAGVPEKLGLKSLIGRVQGCRSVSKASMIHNSYLPHIELDPQTYIVKADGVPLVCEPATQLPMAQRYFLF from the coding sequence ATGAAAACTATCTCACGTCAAGCTTATGCAGACATGTTTGGCCCAACAACAGGCGATCGTCTGCGATTAGCCGATACAGAGCTTTTTCTTGAAATTGAAAAAGATTTCACCACTTATGGTGAAGAGGTGAAATTTGGTGGCGGTAAAGTTATTCGTGATGGCATGGGGCAAAGCCAAGTTGTCAATGCCGAGTGTGTTGATGTTCTTATCACTAACGCCATAATTTTAGACCATTGGGGTATCGTAAAAGCGGATATTGGTATTAAAGATGGCCGTATTGTGGGTATCGGTAAAGCAGGCAACCCTGATGTGCAACCTAATGTGGATATTATCGTAGGGCCTGCCACAGAAGTGGTTGCGGGTGAAGGTAAAATTATTACTGCTGGTGGTGTTGATACCCATATTCACTTTATCTGTCCTCAACAAGCACAAGAAGGTTTAGTCTCTGGTGTGACTACTTTTATTGGTGGTGGCACAGGGCCAGTTGCAGGAACGAATGCAACCACAGTCACGCCGGGTATTTGGAACATGCATCGCATGCTAGAAGCCGTTGATGAATTGCCTATTAATGTGGGCTTATTTGGTAAAGGTTGCGTGAGTAGACCGGAAGCAGTTCGTGAGCAGATTGAAGCAGGGGCTATTGGTCTAAAAATTCATGAAGATTGGGGTGCAACGCCAATGGCAATTCACAATTGCCTTAATGTTGCTGATGAAATGGATGTGCAAGTCGCTATTCACTCTGACACCTTAAATGAAGGTGGTTTTTATGAAGAAACGGTAAAAGCGATAGCAGGCCGTGTGATCCATGTTTTTCATACAGAAGGTGCTGGCGGTGGGCATGCACCGGATGTGATTAAATCAGTTGGGGAGCCAAATATTTTACCAGCATCAACCAACCCAACGATGCCTTATACCATTAACACGGTAGATGAACATCTCGACATGTTAATGGTTTGCCATCACCTTGATCCTTCTATTCCTGAAGATGTGGCCTTTGCTGAATCTCGTATTCGTCGCGAAACTATTGCTGCGGAAGATATCTTACATGATATGGGTGCTATTTCTGTTATGTCGTCAGACTCACAGGCAATGGGGCGCGTAGGTGAAGTTATTCTTCGTACTTGGCAATGTGCGCACAAAATGAAATTACAACGCGGCACATTAGAAGGTGATACCGCTGAAAGTGATAATTGTCGCATTAAACGCTATGTGGCGAAATACACTATTAATCCTGCTTTAGCGCATGGTATTGCACATGAGGTGGGTTCTATTGAAAAAGGGAAGTTGGCTGATCTGGTTTTATGGGAACCGGCTTTCTTTGGCGTGAAACCCGCATTGATCATGAAAGGTGGAATGGTTGCTTATGCACCAATGGGGGATATTAACGCAGCTATTCCAACGCCTCAGCCTGTGCATTATCGCCCAATGTATGCCTGTTTAGGTAAAGCAAAATACCAAACGTCAATGATCTTTATGTCAAAAGCCGGCATTGAAGCCGGTGTGCCTGAAAAGCTTGGCTTAAAGAGCTTAATTGGTCGAGTCCAGGGTTGTCGTAGCGTGTCAAAAGCATCGATGATCCACAATAGCTATTTGCCACATATTGAGCTAGATCCACAAACTTATATTGTGAAAGCAGATGGTGTGCCATTAGTGTGTGAACCCGCAACACAATTACCGATGGCACAACGCTATTTCCTCTTTTGA
- a CDS encoding urease subunit beta: MIPGEIRVNQTLGDIELNAGRETKTIQVANHGDRPVQVGSHYHFYEVNDALKFEREGTLGFRLNIPAGMAVRFEPGQSRTVELVAFAGKREIYGFHGKVMGKLESEKK; encoded by the coding sequence ATGATACCCGGTGAAATTAGAGTTAACCAAACGTTAGGCGATATTGAGCTTAATGCTGGCCGAGAAACAAAGACAATACAAGTGGCTAATCATGGTGATAGACCCGTACAGGTGGGGTCCCATTATCATTTCTATGAAGTAAATGATGCGCTGAAATTTGAGCGAGAAGGCACATTGGGTTTTCGTTTAAATATCCCAGCAGGTATGGCGGTTCGTTTTGAACCCGGTCAAAGCCGTACAGTTGAATTAGTGGCTTTTGCAGGAAAACGTGAAATTTATGGTTTTCACGGCAAAGTGATGGGTAAATTGGAGAGTGAGAAAAAATGA
- a CDS encoding YraN family protein: MDDFSKSPYFLGLYYEQKALKYLRKQGLIFIARNVRYPCGEIDLIMQENKTWVFVEVRFRYNTLFGDAISSITYSKRRRLWRTAKCWLAQRQESIETSDCRFDVCAFNQRQLIWLKNILDYTEFIR, translated from the coding sequence ATGGATGATTTTTCTAAAAGCCCTTACTTTTTAGGGCTGTACTATGAACAAAAAGCGCTAAAATACTTACGCAAACAAGGATTAATATTCATTGCGCGTAATGTCCGATATCCCTGCGGAGAAATTGATCTTATTATGCAGGAAAACAAGACATGGGTATTTGTTGAGGTTCGTTTTAGATATAACACCTTATTTGGTGATGCGATAAGCTCCATTACCTACTCTAAACGGCGTCGCTTATGGCGTACAGCAAAGTGTTGGTTAGCACAGCGCCAAGAAAGTATCGAGACATCAGACTGTCGCTTTGATGTTTGTGCATTTAATCAACGCCAGTTAATATGGTTAAAAAACATTCTCGATTATACGGAATTTATTCGTTAA
- a CDS encoding urease accessory protein UreD, giving the protein MSDFSGKGWLAEIVLRYEVKRGMTRLTEKRHVGPLMVQRPFYPEQGIAHTYLLHPPGGVVGGDKLLINIDVQSEAHALLTTPGATKFYRSAGGEARQIQTLKVASNGFLEWLPQENIFFPDARVHLETHIHIASTAKFIGWEIQCFGRPVLNEWFENGNVKGRFNFYIDEKLTLTESLFVNGLQNKAAAMREFPMLGSLYIYPVTDELKNLIQQCVEAFSASYNPIIEYGLTDVDGILVLRLLGSQTEPMMACFAQVWQTVRQHWLGYCPEPPRIWAT; this is encoded by the coding sequence ATGTCTGACTTTTCAGGGAAGGGTTGGCTTGCTGAAATCGTTTTACGTTATGAAGTAAAACGCGGAATGACACGTCTTACAGAAAAACGCCATGTCGGCCCACTAATGGTTCAGCGTCCTTTTTATCCTGAGCAAGGTATTGCACACACTTATTTACTCCATCCTCCAGGTGGGGTAGTCGGTGGTGATAAATTACTGATCAATATTGATGTTCAATCTGAAGCTCATGCATTGCTTACCACACCTGGTGCAACCAAGTTTTACCGTAGTGCTGGTGGGGAGGCTCGTCAAATTCAAACATTAAAGGTCGCATCGAATGGTTTTTTAGAGTGGCTTCCACAGGAGAATATCTTTTTTCCTGATGCTCGAGTACATCTAGAAACACATATTCATATTGCATCTACTGCCAAATTTATTGGGTGGGAAATTCAGTGTTTTGGTCGTCCGGTTTTAAATGAATGGTTTGAAAATGGCAATGTTAAAGGGCGCTTTAATTTTTATATTGATGAAAAGCTGACATTAACAGAATCGCTTTTTGTTAATGGCTTACAAAATAAAGCTGCTGCAATGCGTGAGTTTCCCATGTTGGGTTCGCTTTATATTTATCCTGTAACTGATGAATTAAAAAATCTTATTCAACAATGTGTTGAGGCTTTTTCAGCCTCTTATAACCCTATTATCGAATATGGTTTAACCGATGTAGACGGAATTTTAGTTTTACGGCTATTAGGCTCACAAACAGAGCCGATGATGGCGTGTTTTGCTCAAGTTTGGCAAACCGTCAGACAACACTGGTTAGGGTATTGTCCTGAGCCGCCTCGTATATGGGCGACATAA
- the diaA gene encoding DnaA initiator-associating protein DiaA translates to MLDRIKVCFTESIQTQIAAAEALPDAISRAAMMMVQSLLNGHKILSCGNGSSAATAQRFAASMIHRFETERPSLPALSLNTDSVVMTAIMGNQQHDEIYAKQVRALGQAGDVLLAISTHGNSRSIIKAVEAAVTRDMTIVALTGYDGGELAGLLGPQDVEIRIPSQRTVRIQEVQMLTVNCLCDLIDNTLFPHQDD, encoded by the coding sequence GTGCTTGATAGAATCAAAGTCTGCTTTACAGAGAGTATCCAAACTCAAATTGCAGCAGCAGAAGCATTACCTGATGCTATTTCCAGAGCCGCCATGATGATGGTTCAATCGTTATTAAACGGCCATAAAATATTAAGCTGTGGAAACGGTAGCTCAGCAGCAACAGCACAGCGATTTGCCGCAAGCATGATCCATCGTTTTGAAACAGAACGTCCAAGTTTGCCTGCATTATCGTTAAACACAGATAGCGTGGTGATGACTGCAATTATGGGGAATCAGCAACACGATGAGATCTACGCTAAACAAGTGCGCGCATTAGGACAAGCTGGAGATGTGCTACTTGCTATTTCGACACACGGTAACAGTCGAAGCATTATTAAAGCCGTTGAAGCCGCTGTAACACGAGATATGACCATTGTTGCATTAACAGGCTATGATGGCGGAGAGCTTGCAGGGTTATTAGGCCCTCAAGACGTTGAGATTCGTATTCCTTCTCAACGTACCGTCAGAATACAGGAAGTTCAGATGCTAACAGTCAATTGTCTCTGCGATTTAATTGATAATACATTATTCCCACATCAGGATGACTAA
- the rsmI gene encoding 16S rRNA (cytidine(1402)-2'-O)-methyltransferase, translating into MNQPNRAAVTTSTLYIVPTPIGNLGDITQRALDVLSHVDLIAAEDTRHTGLLLQHFAINARLYALHDHNEQQKADQLISKLQQGLSIALVSDAGTPLINDPGYHLVNQCRKHGINVVPLPGACAAITALSAAGLPSDRFCYEGFLPAKTKSRQDCLRELSEEPRTLIFYESTHRLLDSLADMVTVWGEDRYVVLARELTKTWETIQGMPVGELLKWVLEDENRRKGEMVLIVEGYEKPVDNDFSPEVLRTLAILQKELPLKKAAAVTAEIYGVKKNALYKHVIEQNGEAQDE; encoded by the coding sequence ATGAATCAACCTAATCGAGCAGCGGTAACGACATCCACACTGTACATAGTACCCACACCTATTGGTAATCTGGGCGATATCACCCAGCGGGCACTTGATGTGCTGTCTCATGTCGATTTAATTGCTGCAGAAGATACCCGTCATACAGGGCTTCTATTACAGCACTTTGCCATTAACGCACGTTTGTATGCGTTACATGATCATAATGAACAGCAAAAAGCAGATCAATTAATTAGCAAATTACAACAGGGGCTAAGTATCGCATTAGTCTCTGATGCAGGTACACCATTAATTAACGATCCTGGCTATCATTTAGTCAATCAATGTCGTAAACATGGCATAAATGTCGTGCCACTGCCTGGCGCTTGTGCTGCTATTACGGCACTTTCTGCTGCTGGGCTTCCTTCTGATCGTTTTTGTTATGAAGGTTTTTTACCAGCAAAAACAAAAAGTCGCCAAGATTGCCTACGTGAATTGTCAGAAGAACCTCGTACATTGATTTTTTATGAGTCAACACATCGGCTGTTAGATAGTTTAGCTGATATGGTGACAGTTTGGGGTGAAGATCGCTACGTAGTATTAGCGAGAGAGCTCACAAAAACGTGGGAAACTATTCAAGGTATGCCAGTGGGTGAATTACTCAAATGGGTACTTGAAGATGAAAATCGCCGTAAAGGTGAGATGGTTCTCATTGTTGAGGGGTATGAAAAACCCGTTGATAATGATTTTTCCCCTGAAGTGTTACGAACACTTGCGATTTTACAAAAAGAGTTACCTCTGAAAAAAGCAGCTGCTGTGACGGCTGAAATTTATGGTGTGAAGAAAAATGCACTTTATAAACACGTTATTGAGCAAAATGGTGAAGCTCAAGACGAGTAA